The Novosphingobium kaempferiae genome includes a window with the following:
- a CDS encoding SAM-dependent methyltransferase, which translates to MNRPLTSLSPDYFERMFQGSQDPWNLESSAYEAAKYRATVAALETRRFARALEVGCARGVLTRQLAPHCDALLAIDVSGTALKAARERCADLRHVLFANMVFPKFAPATRFDLLILSEVVYYWDDSDIRAAGDWIARHLLPGGYLLLVHWTGTTDYPQTGDGAVCKLRSALGSIVNVVTACREAAYRLDLWCRPS; encoded by the coding sequence ATGAACCGCCCCCTGACCAGCCTTTCGCCGGACTACTTCGAGAGGATGTTCCAGGGATCGCAAGACCCGTGGAACCTCGAAAGCAGCGCGTACGAAGCCGCCAAGTATCGGGCGACTGTCGCCGCGCTCGAAACGCGGCGATTTGCAAGAGCATTGGAAGTCGGATGCGCCAGAGGCGTTCTCACCCGGCAGCTCGCCCCGCACTGCGACGCGCTTCTCGCCATAGACGTGAGTGGAACCGCGTTGAAGGCCGCGCGCGAGCGATGCGCGGATCTGCGCCACGTCCTGTTTGCGAACATGGTGTTCCCCAAGTTCGCTCCCGCCACACGCTTCGATCTCCTAATTCTGTCCGAAGTGGTTTACTACTGGGACGACAGCGACATACGCGCAGCGGGCGATTGGATCGCACGCCACCTTCTTCCGGGAGGATACCTGCTGCTCGTTCACTGGACGGGGACGACCGACTATCCGCAGACCGGCGACGGCGCGGTGTGCAAACTCCGCAGCGCACTTGGCAGCATCGTCAATGTCGTCACCGCCTGTCGCGAGGCAGCCTATCGCCTCGACCTCTGGTGCAGACCGTCATGA
- a CDS encoding glycosyltransferase: MSELCVCVPARNEACRLPVLLDALARQSWDSRFTVAIALNNTDDRSREAIAGACSHHAGKLDVEVVDVQFPQAQAHAGSARRLAMDTGLSLLHDRENGILVSTDADTRPPVAWLANIVCAIARGVEIVGGRIDIDPLEPLACGVAARRSAWQRYWRAVRAIEDEIDPVPWDPAPRHGDHTGASLAITASLYKACGGVPPISSGEDVALVRAALACGGRLAHPEDVFTLVSPRDDGRAPGGMADEMRMLAVEAAEGATASAPCFDQWRQRARWRRALRALPDGSARIALEEPLLPPMAHDMMLEIAA; this comes from the coding sequence GTGTCTGAGCTGTGTGTATGCGTGCCCGCGCGCAACGAAGCATGCCGCCTCCCGGTGCTCCTCGACGCGCTTGCCCGGCAGAGCTGGGATTCTCGTTTCACGGTGGCGATCGCGCTCAACAATACTGACGATCGCAGTCGGGAGGCGATCGCCGGTGCCTGTTCGCATCATGCCGGAAAGCTGGATGTGGAGGTGGTGGATGTCCAGTTCCCGCAAGCGCAAGCGCATGCGGGTTCCGCCCGGCGCCTCGCGATGGATACCGGCCTCTCGCTGCTGCACGACAGGGAGAACGGCATCCTCGTCAGCACCGATGCGGATACGCGGCCCCCAGTGGCCTGGCTCGCAAACATCGTCTGCGCGATCGCGCGCGGGGTCGAGATCGTCGGCGGGCGTATCGATATCGACCCGCTCGAGCCGCTGGCCTGCGGGGTCGCTGCGCGCCGCTCCGCCTGGCAACGCTATTGGCGGGCCGTGCGTGCCATTGAGGACGAGATAGACCCCGTGCCTTGGGATCCCGCCCCACGCCACGGCGACCATACCGGCGCATCTCTGGCGATCACGGCCTCGCTGTACAAGGCATGTGGAGGAGTGCCGCCGATATCATCCGGAGAGGACGTGGCCCTAGTACGCGCCGCCTTGGCGTGTGGAGGCAGACTGGCCCATCCGGAAGACGTCTTCACCCTCGTATCGCCGCGGGATGATGGACGGGCGCCAGGCGGCATGGCGGACGAGATGCGTATGCTTGCGGTGGAAGCCGCCGAGGGCGCTACGGCGAGCGCCCCTTGCTTCGACCAGTGGCGGCAGCGGGCGCGCTGGCGCCGGGCCCTGCGCGCCCTGCCTGATGGATCAGCGCGCATCGCGCTGGAAGAGCCCCTGCTGCCGCCGATGGCCCATGACATGATGCTGGAGATCGCGGCGTGA
- a CDS encoding PRC-barrel domain containing protein has protein sequence MTEIAEWVAPLATMIAAVMTAANLGARLTGLGFVVFTVGSIAWTMLGISTGQTSLIAANGFLTVVNMVGVWRWLGRQSTYEQGGRSAQVASHHSSAPSLFTASGIAGMGFEDCHGKRIGKAVEALLECRTGKVRHVVIASAAQNGLEEHLRAVPASAIVFGGEMARLRISASEFAMITPLHGNDWSEVGYRNEADCRRP, from the coding sequence TTGACTGAGATCGCCGAATGGGTCGCGCCGCTCGCGACCATGATTGCCGCTGTCATGACCGCAGCCAACCTCGGCGCGCGCCTCACCGGACTAGGCTTTGTCGTCTTCACCGTGGGCTCGATCGCCTGGACAATGCTCGGCATATCCACCGGCCAGACGAGCCTCATCGCAGCCAACGGATTTTTGACCGTGGTGAACATGGTCGGCGTGTGGCGCTGGCTCGGCAGACAGAGCACATACGAGCAAGGAGGACGATCGGCGCAAGTCGCCAGCCATCACTCTTCCGCGCCGTCCCTGTTCACCGCGAGCGGGATAGCCGGCATGGGCTTCGAGGATTGCCATGGGAAACGGATCGGCAAGGCCGTCGAGGCGCTGCTGGAATGTCGTACCGGGAAGGTGCGCCATGTCGTCATTGCCAGTGCAGCGCAGAACGGCCTGGAAGAGCATCTGCGCGCAGTGCCCGCATCAGCTATTGTGTTCGGCGGCGAGATGGCCCGACTGCGCATCTCGGCCTCCGAATTCGCGATGATCACGCCACTCCACGGCAATGACTGGTCGGAGGTCGGCTACCGGAATGAAGCCGATTGTCGCCGACCGTGA
- a CDS encoding glycosyltransferase family 2 protein, whose translation MMISVLTIVKNRHQHLEQLVEGLRRSSVSPGELIIVDMGSTPQIEQPELACEVRVVRLETAGLPLAAARNLAASRAKGDRLLFLDVDCIPMQDLVGAMDGALAMHDAMICAQVRYLGPDEGRGVWSEKALINASRLHPDREFPGAGFARIDNPGLFWSLVFGIRRTTFAKLGGFDEAFTGYGGEDTDLGFRARSMQVPLLFTAQGGAFHQHHPTFSPPLPHLEDVVRNAALFRQRWGIWPMAGWLDEFETMGLIERSPDQIRILRLPSAEEVEAACCH comes from the coding sequence ATGATGATCAGTGTCCTGACCATCGTCAAGAATCGGCATCAGCACCTTGAGCAGCTGGTCGAGGGCCTGCGGCGAAGTTCGGTTTCTCCGGGTGAACTCATCATTGTCGACATGGGGAGCACACCGCAGATCGAGCAACCGGAGCTCGCGTGCGAGGTGCGGGTGGTTCGTCTCGAAACCGCGGGATTGCCGCTTGCGGCAGCGCGCAACCTCGCCGCATCTCGCGCGAAAGGCGACCGGCTGCTGTTTCTGGATGTTGACTGCATTCCCATGCAGGATCTTGTCGGCGCGATGGACGGCGCACTAGCCATGCATGATGCGATGATCTGCGCCCAAGTCCGCTATCTTGGCCCCGACGAGGGGAGGGGCGTCTGGAGCGAGAAAGCACTGATCAACGCATCGCGCCTTCACCCGGATCGCGAATTTCCGGGCGCAGGCTTCGCCAGGATCGACAATCCCGGGCTGTTCTGGTCGCTCGTATTCGGAATCAGGCGGACGACATTCGCGAAGCTAGGTGGCTTCGATGAGGCATTCACCGGTTATGGCGGCGAGGATACCGATCTCGGCTTCCGGGCACGGTCGATGCAGGTACCGCTCTTGTTCACTGCTCAAGGTGGCGCTTTCCATCAGCATCATCCGACCTTCTCGCCCCCTTTGCCGCATCTGGAAGACGTGGTCCGCAATGCCGCGCTGTTTCGCCAGCGCTGGGGTATCTGGCCAATGGCGGGATGGCTCGACGAGTTTGAAACGATGGGGCTGATTGAACGATCGCCTGACCAGATCCGCATCCTGCGCCTTCCGAGCGCAGAAGAAGTGGAGGCGGCGTGCTGTCATTAA
- a CDS encoding glycosyltransferase, which produces MMVVDVSAEVAMLARLASVPVVYVRLNGQRTDAAHLDAFRGAEAILAPYPRALDAGCVPAWVQEKTRFFAGITTRPCTGVAAGARILVVSGRGGEPLNASLYAEAARACPQWRWRIIGPARLPPAIPPNLEVAQWVETPEREIAEADIVVGAAGDGLVGMVMAANRPFVCIPEHRPYGEQDATALRLGEIGAAIVCPVVPRSDEWPAVIAKALALPEAPRLALHDEDGARKAAVWLADHAAQAMAAEGVA; this is translated from the coding sequence ATGATGGTTGTCGATGTGTCGGCGGAGGTGGCGATGCTCGCTCGCCTGGCTTCGGTCCCCGTGGTCTACGTCCGTTTGAACGGGCAGCGAACGGATGCAGCGCATCTTGATGCATTCCGCGGAGCAGAGGCGATACTGGCACCTTATCCGCGTGCGCTCGACGCCGGATGCGTACCTGCCTGGGTGCAGGAAAAGACACGCTTCTTCGCGGGCATCACAACGCGGCCTTGCACGGGGGTAGCCGCGGGCGCACGCATCCTTGTCGTCTCGGGCCGGGGCGGTGAGCCTTTGAACGCGAGCCTCTACGCCGAGGCGGCAAGGGCGTGCCCGCAATGGCGGTGGCGGATCATCGGCCCGGCGCGCCTGCCACCTGCGATACCGCCAAATCTCGAAGTCGCGCAGTGGGTGGAGACGCCTGAACGCGAAATCGCTGAGGCCGATATCGTCGTCGGTGCAGCCGGCGATGGGCTGGTGGGAATGGTCATGGCCGCGAACCGGCCGTTCGTGTGCATTCCCGAGCACCGCCCATATGGCGAGCAGGATGCCACCGCCCTTCGTCTGGGCGAGATCGGTGCGGCTATCGTCTGTCCGGTCGTGCCCCGATCCGACGAGTGGCCAGCTGTCATTGCGAAGGCACTCGCGCTGCCTGAAGCGCCGCGCCTGGCCCTGCATGACGAAGACGGAGCACGCAAGGCCGCCGTGTGGCTTGCCGATCACGCTGCGCAAGCCATGGCTGCGGAAGGTGTGGCGTGA
- a CDS encoding PIG-L family deacetylase yields MAGEGCMGRWGGLVVRTARASAQMAARPWRGRRWLVLAPHPDDETLGAGALIAQSCRSRTFAGLVYLTDGSGSHPATWGRPRRLVAVRAREGALALARLTGSRQWTPVHLGWKDAHPFTCGSAGFERGVRKVSVLCRRSLVDAIAVTAAHEPHCDHSAAAELAYAVKARLGGRLVVAEYCIWADAPKRRFHALRTAPMRQGLRRWALSSHRSQLSGAYGRGFRLSRHRMRPTPHDTFYVRRTA; encoded by the coding sequence ATGGCTGGAGAAGGATGTATGGGGCGATGGGGAGGCCTTGTGGTGAGGACGGCAAGGGCTTCGGCACAAATGGCCGCGCGGCCCTGGCGCGGGCGGCGATGGCTGGTGCTGGCGCCGCATCCAGACGACGAGACGCTTGGGGCAGGCGCACTGATTGCGCAGAGCTGCCGCTCGAGAACATTCGCCGGGCTCGTTTACCTGACTGACGGCTCAGGCTCTCACCCCGCAACCTGGGGCAGGCCGCGGCGTCTGGTCGCCGTTCGTGCTCGCGAGGGCGCACTGGCCCTGGCGCGCCTGACAGGCTCGCGCCAATGGACGCCCGTTCACTTGGGCTGGAAGGACGCTCATCCGTTCACCTGCGGCAGCGCCGGGTTTGAACGGGGTGTCAGGAAAGTCTCGGTGCTGTGTCGAAGGAGCCTGGTCGATGCAATCGCGGTTACAGCCGCTCACGAACCGCACTGTGACCATTCGGCGGCCGCAGAGCTCGCCTATGCAGTGAAGGCGAGGTTAGGGGGGCGCCTCGTCGTTGCCGAATACTGCATCTGGGCCGACGCGCCTAAGCGCCGGTTCCATGCGCTACGCACTGCCCCCATGCGCCAGGGTCTGCGCCGGTGGGCGCTTTCCTCACACCGCAGTCAATTGAGCGGCGCATATGGCCGCGGCTTCCGGCTGTCGCGCCATCGCATGCGTCCGACACCGCACGACACGTTCTACGTCAGGAGAACTGCATGA
- a CDS encoding glycosyltransferase, whose translation MHGTACDPALRIGIIAHLKYPIAEPFAGGLEMHTHLLARSMRARGHMVTVFASSHSEPGIGVEAICSETALGTVGTAEARDEAFFREHHAYLSLMNDLRRRDFDVIHNNSLHYLPVTLADTLPMPMVTTLHTPPFCWLESGLRLCSSRNHALVAVSHWVGSLWDHAARADEVILNGIDLSRFAFRPRPDPEAYLVWYGRIVPEKGLHFAIEAARRIGLPLRIAGPILDQTYFDTRIAGHLDDGTRHLGHLDHEALSRLVGGARAFLCTPTWDEPYGLVVAEALACGVPVAAFARGAIREIVDSSCGVLAEPDNAVALAAAGTAALALDRVACRRRAEVTCDATRMVGQYEALYRRQITATAGIFPVRCDTREYASV comes from the coding sequence ATGCACGGCACCGCATGTGATCCTGCTCTGCGCATCGGCATCATCGCGCACCTCAAGTATCCCATAGCCGAACCCTTTGCCGGGGGGCTCGAAATGCACACGCATCTGCTTGCCAGGTCGATGCGGGCGCGCGGGCACATGGTGACCGTGTTTGCCTCATCGCACTCCGAGCCGGGCATCGGTGTGGAGGCGATCTGCTCCGAAACCGCACTCGGTACCGTCGGCACTGCTGAAGCCCGAGATGAGGCGTTCTTCAGAGAGCATCACGCCTATCTTTCTCTGATGAACGACCTTCGTCGCAGGGATTTCGATGTCATCCACAACAACTCGCTGCATTACCTGCCGGTGACGCTGGCGGACACTCTGCCGATGCCCATGGTCACGACGCTGCACACCCCGCCGTTCTGCTGGCTCGAGAGTGGTCTACGGCTGTGTTCGTCACGCAATCATGCGCTTGTGGCGGTCTCGCACTGGGTCGGCAGCTTGTGGGACCATGCGGCGCGTGCTGACGAGGTCATCCTTAATGGTATCGACCTGTCACGCTTCGCCTTCCGTCCCCGTCCCGATCCGGAAGCCTATCTGGTCTGGTATGGGCGGATCGTACCCGAGAAGGGGCTTCACTTCGCCATCGAGGCGGCGCGGCGGATAGGGCTGCCGCTGCGTATTGCCGGGCCGATCCTCGATCAGACCTATTTTGACACGCGAATTGCCGGCCACCTGGATGACGGGACTAGGCATCTGGGGCACCTCGATCATGAGGCGCTGTCACGGCTCGTGGGCGGCGCGCGTGCTTTCCTGTGCACGCCGACCTGGGACGAGCCCTATGGTCTGGTCGTGGCCGAGGCACTGGCCTGCGGTGTTCCGGTGGCGGCATTCGCGCGCGGTGCGATCAGGGAGATCGTTGATTCAAGCTGCGGGGTCCTTGCCGAGCCCGATAATGCCGTGGCGCTGGCGGCGGCAGGCACTGCTGCTCTCGCGCTCGATCGGGTAGCCTGCCGGCGACGCGCGGAAGTGACCTGTGATGCGACGCGGATGGTGGGGCAATACGAGGCTCTCTACCGCCGCCAGATAACAGCAACCGCCGGCATTTTTCCCGTGCGGTGCGACACGAGGGAATACGCCAGTGTCTGA
- a CDS encoding acyl-CoA dehydrogenase family protein has product MKSRAGQGSAADPVARASAIAARLADLGARYDAVPVFPAESMRCLVRAGLHKDFAAAQSGGTQFAHAGDRQLALMNVLRIVGRADLSIGRLFEGHVNALSLIDRYGSRQQAQRLAHALAAGQFYGVWATEPAPGVTITTAADGRHNLQGTKSFASGAGGIEWALVTARPEEGERRLVIVAADEAMRTDLSHWRARGMRATGSGHYDLTGMAIDNAALLGAPGDYDCEPLFTAGAWRFAAVQLGGIEALVGEVREAMRQGGADDPIKRAMFARCVEAWRTAFLWVRECAGRAVSEEHEAAAFALMTRGVVERAGLDVMELAARIVGTRSAMDGQRIDKVIRDLSLYLRQAAPDHARDQAALAWLEKDVWGDGEALW; this is encoded by the coding sequence GTGAAGTCGCGGGCTGGCCAGGGCTCGGCCGCGGACCCCGTCGCGCGTGCGAGCGCTATCGCGGCGCGCCTTGCTGATCTGGGCGCGCGGTACGACGCCGTGCCGGTGTTTCCCGCCGAAAGCATGCGCTGCCTCGTGCGCGCCGGGTTGCACAAGGACTTTGCGGCGGCGCAGAGTGGCGGAACGCAATTTGCCCACGCGGGCGATCGTCAGTTGGCGCTGATGAATGTGCTGCGGATCGTCGGCCGCGCCGATCTCAGCATCGGTCGCCTTTTCGAAGGGCACGTCAATGCCCTCAGCCTCATCGACAGGTATGGATCGCGGCAGCAAGCACAACGGCTGGCGCACGCGCTCGCGGCGGGACAATTTTACGGTGTCTGGGCCACCGAACCGGCGCCGGGCGTGACTATCACGACCGCTGCCGACGGCCGACACAACCTGCAGGGTACCAAGTCCTTCGCAAGCGGCGCCGGAGGGATTGAGTGGGCGCTGGTGACGGCAAGACCGGAGGAAGGGGAACGCCGGCTCGTTATCGTCGCGGCCGACGAAGCCATGCGTACCGACCTGTCTCACTGGCGCGCCAGAGGTATGCGAGCGACCGGTAGCGGGCACTACGACCTGACCGGCATGGCGATCGACAACGCCGCGCTTCTGGGGGCACCCGGCGACTACGATTGTGAGCCCCTATTTACTGCGGGGGCTTGGCGTTTCGCCGCAGTGCAGCTCGGCGGTATCGAGGCACTGGTGGGCGAGGTGCGCGAGGCGATGCGACAGGGGGGTGCCGATGATCCGATCAAGCGTGCCATGTTCGCACGATGCGTTGAAGCCTGGCGGACGGCGTTCCTGTGGGTGCGTGAATGTGCCGGGCGCGCTGTGAGCGAAGAACACGAGGCGGCAGCCTTCGCCCTCATGACGCGCGGCGTGGTGGAACGCGCCGGCCTTGATGTGATGGAGTTGGCAGCTCGTATCGTGGGCACCCGTAGCGCGATGGATGGCCAGCGCATCGACAAGGTCATTCGCGATCTTTCGCTTTACCTGCGCCAGGCGGCTCCCGACCATGCGCGTGACCAAGCCGCACTGGCATGGCTGGAGAAGGATGTATGGGGCGATGGGGAGGCCTTGTGGTGA